The proteins below are encoded in one region of Pan paniscus chromosome 4, NHGRI_mPanPan1-v2.0_pri, whole genome shotgun sequence:
- the LOC129397822 gene encoding uncharacterized protein LOC129397822, with translation MAAPESSGGGPRRSSPDKRLAESLLLSFHIRQCTGNRLPLRTKEGRLRLPAIANLCQDGGRGDGLATLYPTKMAAGGFRDALPQSSSRCQSRGSRRQSERGGRGRGPMNVIG, from the exons ATGGCGGCTCCAGAATCCTCTGGAGGCGGCCCCCGTAGATCGTCTCCGGACAAGAGGCTTGCTGAAAGCctgcttctttcttttcacaTCAGACAATGCACAGGGAACCGTTTACCTTTGAGAACCAAGGAAGGACGGCTTAGGCTACCCGCGATCGCGAACCTTTGCCAAGATGGTGGCCGCGGGGACGGGCTGGCGACACTGTACCCTACCAAGATGGCGGCGGGCGGCTTCCGGGACGCGCTTCCCCAATCGTCTTCAAGATGTCAGAGCAGGGGGAGCCGCCGTCAGTCTGAGCGCGGCGGGAG ggGCAGGGGTCCTATGAACGTGATAGGGTGA